From Pseudonocardia autotrophica, one genomic window encodes:
- a CDS encoding response regulator, with product MAGVTDAPGPTIDVLVVDDDPVVRFGLTMMLRGAPDLRVVAEAGDGAEAIELAGRHAPDVVLMDIRMPGTDGLTATETLRRRPGAPQVVVLTTFDADAHVLRALRAGAAGFLLKDTPPDELVLAVRHAAQGRPVLSPEVTRRLMDHVAGSTQDSTRETARHRLGLLADRERAVALELGAGRSNAEIAARHHISVATVKTHVSAILTKLDLNNRVQVALLVHDARLEPPA from the coding sequence GTGGCCGGCGTGACCGACGCACCCGGGCCGACCATCGACGTTCTGGTGGTCGACGACGACCCGGTCGTCCGCTTCGGACTCACCATGATGCTGCGCGGCGCCCCCGATCTGCGGGTGGTCGCCGAGGCGGGTGACGGCGCCGAGGCGATCGAGCTCGCCGGGCGGCACGCGCCGGACGTGGTGCTGATGGACATCCGGATGCCCGGCACCGACGGGCTCACCGCGACCGAGACGCTGCGCCGCCGCCCGGGGGCGCCGCAGGTCGTCGTGCTCACGACCTTCGACGCCGACGCGCACGTGCTGCGCGCGCTGCGGGCCGGTGCGGCCGGGTTCCTGCTCAAGGACACCCCGCCCGACGAGCTGGTCCTCGCCGTCCGGCACGCCGCGCAGGGCCGCCCGGTGCTCTCGCCGGAGGTGACCCGGCGCCTCATGGACCACGTCGCCGGATCCACACAGGACAGCACGCGGGAGACCGCGCGACACCGGCTCGGGCTGCTCGCCGACCGCGAGCGGGCCGTCGCGCTCGAGCTGGGTGCCGGGCGGTCCAATGCCGAGATCGCCGCCCGGCACCACATCAGCGTCGCGACGGTCAAGACGCACGTGTCGGCGATCCTGACCAAACTGGATCTCAACAACCGGGTGCAGGTGGCGCTGCTCGTGCACGACGCGCGGCTCGAACCGCCCGCCTGA
- a CDS encoding sensor histidine kinase has translation MEPDPDRRRGAWRQRATDIALIVLSVAIGLSSANSRLADPGAVPPALLYTDIALGLLGCLGLWWRRQYPLHVATVLIVLSSFSEVASLGALVAVFTVASRCPARTAATTAVASLLALGLFFVLRPEPAVPLWVLLLLLVSVYAAVVGWGMLVRSRRQLIESLRERAAAAEIEAALRSERAQHEARETLAREMHDVLGHRLSLLSVHAGALAFHRGASAEEAARAADVIRENAHRALQDLREVIGVLRAPVGEVPLPDVGDIGELVGETVRSGTPVELHDEHGVASGGQPVPATAGRTLYRFVQESLTNARKHAPGAPVVVRITGVHGDRLEAEVENAAPAGPPAPAPAGSGAGLRGLAERATLVGGAVEYGPTGPGGWRVGMRLPWPA, from the coding sequence GTGGAACCGGATCCGGACCGACGTCGGGGGGCCTGGCGGCAACGCGCCACCGACATCGCGCTGATCGTGCTGTCGGTCGCGATCGGGCTGTCCTCCGCGAACAGCCGTCTGGCGGACCCGGGGGCGGTGCCGCCGGCGCTGCTCTACACCGACATCGCGCTCGGGTTGCTCGGCTGCCTCGGCCTGTGGTGGCGGCGGCAGTACCCGCTGCACGTCGCCACGGTGCTGATCGTGCTGAGCAGCTTCTCCGAGGTGGCGTCGCTGGGGGCGCTGGTCGCGGTGTTCACCGTGGCGAGCCGCTGCCCCGCCCGTACGGCGGCGACGACCGCCGTGGCGAGCCTGCTGGCGCTGGGCCTGTTCTTCGTGCTGCGCCCGGAACCGGCGGTGCCGCTCTGGGTGCTGCTCCTGCTGCTGGTCAGTGTGTACGCCGCGGTGGTCGGCTGGGGCATGCTCGTCCGCAGCAGGCGCCAGCTCATCGAGTCGCTGCGGGAGCGGGCCGCCGCCGCCGAGATCGAGGCCGCGCTGCGCTCCGAGCGTGCCCAGCACGAGGCGCGCGAGACCCTCGCCCGGGAGATGCACGACGTCCTCGGTCACCGGTTGTCGCTGCTCAGCGTGCACGCGGGTGCGCTCGCCTTCCACCGGGGCGCCTCGGCGGAGGAGGCGGCCCGCGCCGCGGACGTGATCCGGGAGAACGCGCACCGGGCCCTGCAGGACCTGCGCGAGGTCATCGGCGTGCTGCGCGCTCCGGTCGGTGAGGTCCCGCTGCCGGACGTCGGCGACATCGGCGAACTGGTCGGCGAGACGGTCCGCTCCGGGACCCCGGTCGAGCTGCACGACGAGCACGGGGTGGCGAGCGGGGGACAACCGGTCCCGGCGACCGCGGGCCGCACCCTGTACCGGTTCGTCCAGGAGAGCCTGACCAACGCGCGCAAGCACGCCCCCGGCGCCCCGGTCGTCGTGCGCATCACCGGTGTGCACGGGGACCGGCTCGAGGCGGAGGTCGAGAACGCCGCACCGGCCGGACCGCCGGCGCCGGCCCCGGCCGGGTCGGGCGCGGGGCTGCGCGGCCTCGCCGAGCGGGCGACGCTCGTCGGCGGCGCGGTGGAGTACGGGCCGACCGGTCCTGGCGGCTGGCGGGTCGGGATGCGGTTACCGTGGCCGGCGTGA
- a CDS encoding CPBP family intramembrane glutamic endopeptidase — MPGSPAPTFLPTQAPPPGWPEAVVALVIMGVVAFRVPPLLAPHELALGPVLYGLMLIALPGVAAIAGFTAAARVRVRPWAAFGLVRTTRWWIAVAAAAGLLGSLVSGAVSAVLGAGPVAGAGAVPVPAALLLLVVVLPLGQELLFRGIVTTVLLRYGATVGVLGSALVFAAAHGPVPAAGTALILGLVTAELRRRSGSLWPAVSAHAVHNLALTALLPASLGAA; from the coding sequence ATGCCCGGATCGCCCGCACCGACGTTCCTTCCCACCCAGGCCCCGCCGCCGGGGTGGCCCGAGGCCGTGGTCGCGCTGGTGATCATGGGCGTGGTCGCGTTCCGGGTGCCACCGCTGCTCGCGCCGCACGAACTGGCGCTCGGGCCCGTGCTGTACGGCCTGATGCTGATCGCGCTCCCCGGGGTCGCCGCGATCGCCGGTTTCACCGCGGCCGCGCGGGTCCGGGTCCGCCCGTGGGCGGCCTTCGGGCTGGTCCGGACGACGCGCTGGTGGATCGCCGTGGCGGCCGCGGCAGGCCTGCTCGGCTCACTTGTCTCGGGTGCGGTCTCGGCCGTGCTCGGCGCGGGGCCCGTCGCCGGAGCGGGCGCGGTTCCGGTCCCGGCGGCGCTGCTGCTGCTCGTCGTCGTGCTCCCGCTCGGCCAGGAACTGCTCTTCCGCGGGATCGTCACGACGGTGCTGCTGCGGTACGGCGCCACCGTCGGTGTGCTGGGCAGCGCGCTGGTGTTCGCGGCCGCGCACGGCCCGGTCCCCGCGGCAGGCACCGCCCTGATCCTCGGTCTGGTCACCGCGGAGCTGCGCCGGCGCAGCGGCTCGCTGTGGCCCGCTGTCTCGGCGCACGCCGTCCACAACCTCGCCCTGACCGCCCTGCTGCCGGCGTCGCTCGGCGCGGCCTGA
- a CDS encoding alpha/beta fold hydrolase — protein MFGARSMLPVLGLASLLLVGACAAPARPPAPPEPADTALAQFHAQEVVFGPCEPYASSATDEALYGSGRFDCARVQVPLDYAEPDGPRGEVALLRAKARGEKIGSLLVNPGGPGGSGMNLVASLGASWDTGPVGERFDVIGFDPRGVGASTPRVTCWTDAEIDRGVPPGPYRFDVPDERSARDIAQRCVQNTPGGVEALTSVGSVNVVQDMDVLRAALGDEKLSYLGFSYGSELGAMYAEAFPQNLRAMVVDGAVHPELSEPDFRLTQFTAWQETFERMAALCATGPDCALGTDPAQATERFQDLVRPLQDRPLSTADGRELTYDDTIEAVTLMQFAEAQWPVVVRALDELARGRGEPMLALRDLAVGRGPDGSYGGSLDIDANLATRCMDNPRRTAEEHTELGRQAFAAAPFLDPGRPLDRAHYECEAWPEPVDRDLPWLGGVGGVDGELPPTLTVSVTGDPGTPHEGGIAMARLLGGSLLTVEGVQHGISLLGQSECVDEIVGGHLIDLRTPPADARCSL, from the coding sequence ATGTTCGGTGCCCGCTCGATGCTGCCCGTGCTGGGCCTGGCATCGCTGCTGCTCGTCGGCGCCTGTGCCGCGCCGGCCCGGCCGCCGGCACCACCGGAACCGGCCGACACCGCCCTCGCGCAGTTCCACGCCCAGGAGGTCGTGTTCGGGCCGTGCGAGCCCTACGCGAGTTCGGCCACCGACGAGGCGCTCTACGGCTCCGGCCGGTTCGACTGCGCCCGGGTGCAGGTCCCGCTGGACTACGCCGAGCCGGACGGCCCGCGCGGCGAGGTGGCCCTGCTGCGCGCGAAGGCGCGCGGCGAGAAGATCGGATCGTTGCTGGTCAACCCGGGCGGCCCGGGTGGTTCGGGAATGAACCTGGTCGCGTCGCTGGGGGCATCGTGGGACACCGGGCCGGTCGGTGAGCGGTTCGACGTGATCGGGTTCGACCCGCGCGGTGTGGGCGCGTCGACCCCGCGGGTGACGTGCTGGACCGACGCCGAGATCGACCGGGGCGTGCCACCCGGCCCCTACAGGTTCGACGTCCCCGACGAGCGGTCCGCCCGCGACATCGCGCAGCGCTGCGTGCAGAACACCCCCGGCGGGGTCGAGGCGCTGACCAGTGTCGGCAGCGTGAACGTCGTGCAGGACATGGACGTGCTGCGCGCCGCGCTGGGCGACGAGAAGCTGTCCTACCTCGGCTTCAGCTACGGCAGTGAGCTGGGCGCGATGTACGCCGAGGCCTTCCCGCAGAACCTGCGGGCGATGGTGGTCGACGGGGCGGTCCATCCCGAGCTGTCCGAGCCCGACTTCCGGCTGACCCAGTTCACCGCCTGGCAGGAGACGTTCGAGCGGATGGCCGCGCTGTGCGCGACCGGCCCGGACTGCGCGCTCGGCACCGACCCGGCGCAGGCGACCGAGCGGTTCCAGGATCTCGTGCGCCCGCTGCAGGACAGGCCGCTGTCCACCGCCGACGGCCGGGAGCTGACCTACGACGACACGATCGAGGCGGTCACCCTCATGCAGTTCGCAGAGGCGCAGTGGCCGGTGGTCGTCCGGGCGCTCGACGAGCTGGCCCGGGGGCGCGGCGAGCCGATGCTGGCGCTGCGCGATCTCGCGGTGGGGCGCGGCCCCGACGGCAGCTACGGCGGTTCGCTCGACATCGACGCGAACCTCGCGACCCGGTGCATGGACAACCCGCGGCGCACCGCCGAGGAGCACACCGAGCTGGGCAGGCAGGCGTTCGCGGCCGCCCCGTTCCTCGACCCGGGCCGCCCGCTCGATCGGGCGCACTACGAGTGCGAGGCCTGGCCGGAGCCGGTCGACCGGGACCTGCCATGGCTCGGCGGAGTCGGCGGGGTCGACGGGGAGCTGCCGCCCACCCTGACCGTCTCGGTGACCGGGGACCCGGGCACACCGCACGAGGGCGGGATCGCCATGGCCCGCCTCCTCGGCGGGAGCCTGCTCACCGTCGAAGGGGTCCAGCACGGCATCTCGCTGCTCGGGCAGAGCGAGTGCGTCGACGAGATCGTCGGCGGCCACCTGATCGACCTGCGGACCCCACCGGCCGACGCCCGTTGCTCGCTGTAG
- a CDS encoding ferritin-like domain-containing protein has protein sequence MFHGFTKKFLHDSIERSAENGMDRRRFLRAAGLTGAGVAGLGVLGAGVASASDLSLLGGSGSGSENAVSDAAVLNFALNLEYLEAEFYLRAVTGAGLADSQIDGRGELGGVTGGYKVSFETKIGRQYAEEIAQDERAHVDFLRAALGDAKVARPAIDLQDAFTAAATAAGVIKAGETFDPFKDETSFLLGAFIFEDVGVTAYKGAAPLVSNKTFLEAAAGILAVEAYHAGLVRTLLLQGGAADVVGLISDARDSLDGPSDLDQGIVDGNGNANIVPADENSIAYSRTPGQVLNIAYLNPDAVTSGGFFPAGVNGEVNTSDANG, from the coding sequence GTGTTCCACGGTTTCACCAAGAAGTTCCTGCACGACTCGATCGAGCGCAGTGCCGAGAACGGGATGGACCGTCGACGGTTCCTCCGCGCCGCCGGCCTGACCGGTGCCGGTGTCGCAGGTCTGGGTGTCCTGGGCGCCGGCGTGGCGTCGGCCTCCGACCTCAGCCTGTTGGGCGGCTCCGGCTCCGGCAGCGAGAACGCGGTGTCGGACGCGGCGGTGCTGAACTTCGCGCTCAACCTCGAGTACCTGGAGGCCGAGTTCTACCTGCGCGCGGTCACCGGCGCCGGCCTGGCCGACTCCCAGATCGACGGCCGCGGCGAGCTCGGCGGGGTCACCGGCGGCTACAAGGTCTCGTTCGAGACCAAGATCGGCCGCCAGTACGCCGAGGAGATCGCCCAGGACGAGCGCGCCCACGTCGACTTCCTGCGTGCCGCTCTCGGCGACGCGAAGGTCGCGCGGCCCGCGATCGACCTGCAGGACGCCTTCACCGCCGCGGCCACCGCGGCCGGCGTGATCAAGGCGGGCGAGACGTTCGACCCGTTCAAGGACGAGACGAGCTTCCTGCTCGGCGCCTTCATCTTCGAGGACGTCGGCGTCACCGCCTACAAGGGCGCGGCGCCCCTGGTCTCCAACAAGACGTTCCTGGAGGCGGCGGCCGGGATCCTCGCCGTCGAGGCCTACCACGCCGGTCTGGTCCGCACCCTGCTGCTGCAGGGCGGCGCCGCCGACGTCGTCGGGCTGATCTCGGACGCCCGTGACTCGCTCGACGGTCCGTCCGACCTCGACCAGGGAATCGTGGACGGCAACGGCAACGCCAACATCGTGCCGGCCGACGAGAACTCGATCGCCTACTCCCGTACCCCGGGCCAGGTGCTCAACATCGCCTACCTCAACCCCGACGCGGTCACCTCCGGCGGGTTCTTCCCGGCCGGGGTGAACGGCGAGGTCAACACCAGCGACGCGAACGGCTGA
- the tatA gene encoding Sec-independent protein translocase subunit TatA, which produces MGAMSPTHWLIVIAVFVLLFGAKKLPELARSLGQSTRVLKGEMRGLHEDEPGHADDRPAAVRDSGTTARTVPTEV; this is translated from the coding sequence ATGGGCGCGATGAGTCCCACCCACTGGTTGATCGTCATCGCCGTGTTCGTGCTGCTGTTCGGCGCGAAGAAGCTGCCCGAGCTGGCGCGGTCGCTCGGGCAGTCCACCCGGGTACTCAAGGGCGAGATGCGGGGCCTGCACGAGGACGAGCCGGGTCACGCCGACGACCGGCCCGCAGCGGTCCGCGACAGCGGAACCACCGCCCGGACCGTGCCCACCGAGGTCTGA